A segment of the Opitutia bacterium genome:
GAAACATAGAGTTGCTCGCGCTCGGCCGGGACCGGCACGACGGGATAAGTCACGCGCAACACCATCAAATGCTCGCCGGCGGATTCGACATAGCGGCGTTCCGCCAGCTGATCGCCTTGCGGCGTCGGCGTCCGCTGGTCGTCGACCTTCGGTTCCGAGGGGAAAACCGCCGTGATCGCCCAGCCGGCGGGCGCGCACGTGACGTCCGCGCGGGCGGACGCCACGAAACAAAGCACGGCAAGGCAAAGCGCGCGAACGTGGAGGGGCACGGCGCGAAGGAAGCGGGCGCCGTGCCATCGGGCAAGCGCGCAAAAGCAGGGAGATTACGCAGACCCGCGTAGGCCGTTCGCCCCTGCCAAATAGAACAGTGCCGCGCGCGAACGCGGCACTCGGCGTCGCTTACTGAGCCGCCATCGCCGCTTTGACGAGCTCGACGAACGACTTCGCCTCGAGCGAGGCGCCGCCGATGAGCCCGCCATCGATGTCGGGTTGCGCGAGCAGCTCCGGGGCATTCGATGGCTTCATCGAACCGCCGTAGAGGATGCGGACCTTCGCCGCCAGCGCCGCGCCGTAGAGGCCGGTGAGCAGGCTGCGGATGAAAGCGTGGACTTCCTGGGCCTGCGCGGTCGTGGCCACCTTGCCGGTGCCGATCGCCCAGACGGGCTCGTAGGCGATAACGACGGACGTGATCTGCTCGGGCTTCACGCCCGCAAGAGCGGCCTCGGTCTGCGTCTTGACGACTTCGAGAGTCTTGTTGCCTTCGCGCTCGGCGAGGGTTTCGCCGACGCAGAGGATCGGGCGCAGCTCGTTGGCGAGCGCGGCGAGGACCTTCTTGTTCACCAACGCGTCAGTTTCGCCGAAATACTGGCGGCGCTCCGAGTGGCCGAGGATCACGTGCGTGACGTAGTGCGCGCGGAGCATCTCGGCGGAGATCTCACCCGTGAACGCACCGTTCTTCTCCGCGTGCATGTTCTGCGCGCCGAGCTTGACCGCCTGACCTTCAAGCGCGTGGCGGACGCTTTCCAACGCGGTGAACGGCGGGCACACGACGATGTCGACCGCGGTCTCGCGACCGACCTGCTCGGCGATTTCCTTCGTGAGCGTGGCGCCGTCGGCGGCGGTTTTGTTCATCTTCCAGTTGCCGGCGATGAGCTTCTTGCGGATTTGAATCGGGGATTGGGTCGGGGAGGACATGGGTCGGAAAATTGAATGGGCCAGCGAGGACGGTGCCGCGCTGGCCCGGTTCGGACAAGCGGAGAATTACGCCTCGAGGAACGCGACGCCGGGGAGGACCTTGCCTTCGAGAAACTCGAGGCTGGCGCCGCCGCCGGTGGAGCAGTGCGTGACCTTCTTGGCCGCGCCGAATTTCTTCGCCGCGGTGGCGGTGTCGCCGCCGCCGACGACCGTCGTGGCGCCCTTGGCCGTGACATCGATGATGGCTTCGGCCATCGCCTTGGTGGAGCCGGCGAAGGCATCGAACTCGAACACGCCGGACGGGCCGTTCCAGACGATGGTCTTCGAGGCGAGAATCGCCTGGCGGTAGAGTTCGATGGACTTCGGGCCGGCATCGAGACCCATCCAGCCGTCGGGAATGCCGCTCTCGAGCGTGGCCGGTTGCGTGGCTGCGTCGGGGGCGAACTTGTCGGCGCAGATGAAGTCGACGGGGAAGATGAGTTCCACGCCCTTGGCCTTCGCCTTGGCTTCGAGTTCGGCGACGATCTTGGCGCCCTCGGGATCGAAGAGCGACGCGCCGATCTTCATGCCGCGGTTCACCTGGAGGAAGGTGTAGGCCATGCCGCCGCCGATGATGACCTTGTTGGCCTTGTCGAGGAGGTTGTTGATGAGGGGAATCTTGTCCGCGATCTTCGCGCCGCCGAGGATGGCGAGCAGCGGGCGGTCGGGATTATCGAGGACCTTGTTGAAGGCCTTGAGCTCGGCTTCCATGAGGAAACCGGCCGCCTTGTCCTTGAGGGCGACGCCGACCATCGAGCTGTGCGCGCGGTGGGCGGTGCCGAAGGCGTCGTTGACGTAGACGTCGCCGAGCTTGGAGAGGCTGGCGCAGAAGGCGGCGATGGCGGTCTTGTCGGCGGCTTTCTTGGAGCCGTCTTCGAGCTTCACCTTCGTCTCTTCCTCGATGTGGAAGCGCAGGTTCTCGAGCAGCACGACTTCGCCGGGCGCGAGCTTGGCGCACGCGGCTTCGACGGTGGCGCCGACGCAGTCGTCGAGGAACTTCACGGGCTTGCCGAGGAGTTTCTCCAACTCGACCGCGACGGGCTTGAGCGAGAACTTGGCAATGCGCTGGCCATCGGGACGGCCGAGGTGCGACATGAGGACGACCGAAGCGCCCTGCTCGAGCGCGAACTTGATCGTCGGCAGCGCCGCAACGATGCGGGCGTTGTTGGTGATGGCGCCGGTGGCCTTGTCCTGCGGGACGTTGAAGTCCACGCGCATGAGGACGCGCTTGCCGGCGAGTTGCAGATCACGGATCGATTTGAATTTGGCCATGGAAGTAAGGGGAAAAAATGAAGGCGGGGCTGATGGCCCCGCCTCCGTGAGAAACGTGAGAGTTCGGGCCATCAGCCCGACGCTGAGATTTAGAGCTTGGCGGCGATCTGCTTCGTCAGGTCGACGACGCGGTTGGAATAGCCCCACTCGTTGTCATACCAGCTGACGAGCTTGAAGAACTTCGGGTTGAGCTCGATACCGGAGCCGGCGTCGAAGATCGAGGAGTGCTTGTCGTGGATGAAGTCGGAGGAGGCGACCTCGTCCTCGGTGTAGGCGAGCACGCCCTTGAGGT
Coding sequences within it:
- a CDS encoding triose-phosphate isomerase, with the translated sequence MSSPTQSPIQIRKKLIAGNWKMNKTAADGATLTKEIAEQVGRETAVDIVVCPPFTALESVRHALEGQAVKLGAQNMHAEKNGAFTGEISAEMLRAHYVTHVILGHSERRQYFGETDALVNKKVLAALANELRPILCVGETLAEREGNKTLEVVKTQTEAALAGVKPEQITSVVIAYEPVWAIGTGKVATTAQAQEVHAFIRSLLTGLYGAALAAKVRILYGGSMKPSNAPELLAQPDIDGGLIGGASLEAKSFVELVKAAMAAQ
- the pgk gene encoding phosphoglycerate kinase produces the protein MAKFKSIRDLQLAGKRVLMRVDFNVPQDKATGAITNNARIVAALPTIKFALEQGASVVLMSHLGRPDGQRIAKFSLKPVAVELEKLLGKPVKFLDDCVGATVEAACAKLAPGEVVLLENLRFHIEEETKVKLEDGSKKAADKTAIAAFCASLSKLGDVYVNDAFGTAHRAHSSMVGVALKDKAAGFLMEAELKAFNKVLDNPDRPLLAILGGAKIADKIPLINNLLDKANKVIIGGGMAYTFLQVNRGMKIGASLFDPEGAKIVAELEAKAKAKGVELIFPVDFICADKFAPDAATQPATLESGIPDGWMGLDAGPKSIELYRQAILASKTIVWNGPSGVFEFDAFAGSTKAMAEAIIDVTAKGATTVVGGGDTATAAKKFGAAKKVTHCSTGGGASLEFLEGKVLPGVAFLEA